The Paraburkholderia hospita DNA segment CAGCAGCAGCATGCCGACCACGCCGACGGCGAAGCCCATCGGCAGAAAGCCCTTGGCGAAGCTGTGCATGTATTCCTGCTTGCGCACCGTGTAGTTCGCCGCGTAGATCGTCACGGCGAGCTTCATGATTTCCGACGGCTGCATGTTCGTGATGCCGAGGGGAATCCAGCGGCGCGCCCCGTTCACGCCCTTGCCGACGTGCGGGATCAGCACGATCACGAGCGTGACGAGCGCGATCAGAAAGAGCTTCGGCGCGTATTTGTCCCACGTCGAAATGGGGATGCGGAACGCGATCACGCCCGTCACCGATCCCATCACGACAAAGAGGATCTGGCGCAGGAGGAATGCATAGTCGCGATACGACGCGTACTTGGGCGAGTCCGGCATCGTGATCGACGCCGAGTACACCATCACGATGCCGAGACCCAGCAGCGCGACGACGACCCACAGCAACGAGTGGTCGTAGTCGAGCATCCGCGAGCGCAGCGGACGCACGCCGTTGACGGCGCTCGACAGCCCGCCCGTGCGCGACGTGCGCTCGGCTGTCGCCGCGCCACCTGCGGAGCCGCGCTGCTTGCCGAGTTGTGACCCGAAGCGTTCCGTCCAGCTCATATCATCGTCCCCCGTTCGGCAGCGATGTCTTCGACCGCGCTCTTGAACACTGCGGCGCGATGCGCGTAACCCTTGAACATGTCGAAGCTGGCGCACGCGGGCGACAGCAAGACGGCGTCGCCCGGCTGCGCGACGGCGCTGGCTGCGCGCGTCGCTTCTTCGAGCGTCGCGTGATCGGTCATCGCGATGCCCGTATGCGCGAGCGCTGCGCGAATCTGCGGCGCGTCGCGGCCGATCAGCATCACCGCGCGGCACCAGCGCATCACCGGCTCGGCGAGCGGATCGAATTCCTGGCCCTTGCCGTCGCCGCCCGCGATCAGCACGACACGCTGCGCGAGGCCGTCAAGCGCCGCAACCGTCGCGCCGACATTGGTGCCCTTGCTGTCGTCGACGTAGTCCACACCGTCGATCGATGCGATCAGTTCGACGCGATGCGGCTCGCCGCGATACTCGCGCAAGCCGTGCAACAGCGGCGCGCCCGGCAGACCGATGGCGCGCGCGAGTGCGAATGCAGCCAGCGCGTTCGTCGCGTTGTGCAAGCCGCGGATACGCAGCGCGTCAGCGGGCATCAGACGCTTCAGCCCGATGTTCGGCGGCGTCGTGGATTCGCTCTTGCGACGGCGCGTGGGCGCGGGCTCGTCGGTCGCGTCGCGGTCGTGCGCATCGACGAGCCAGATCATGCCGCTCTCGCGCATCAAGCCGAGGTCGCCGTCGCGCGCCGGTTCGCCGACGCCGAACGTCACCACCTGCGCGCCGCCTGGCTGCGACGGCGCGAGCGCCATCACGCGCGCGTCGTCGCGGTTGAGCACGCGCACCGTGTTCTTGCCGAAAATCTTGCCCTTCGCCGCGGCGTACGCATCGAGACCGCCGTGCCAGTCCAGATGATCCTGGGTGATGTTCAGGATCACGGCGGCGTCCGGCTCGAACGTGTGCGCGGTTTCCAGCTGGAAGCTCGACAGTTCGAGCACCCATACGTCGGGCAGCGCGGTGTTGTCGATCGCTTCCGTCAGCTTGTCGAGCGCAGCCGGGCTGATGTTGCCCGCGACCGCGACCTTCTTGCCCGCACGCTCGCACAACAGGCCCGTCAGACTCGTCGTGGTGGTCTTGCCGTTCGTACCCGTGATCGCGATGACCTTCGGCGTGTAGCCGCTTTCGCCGAGCGTGCGCAACGCTTGCGCGAAGAATTCGAGTTCGCCCCACACGGGGATATCGCGTTCGCGCGCGGCGGCGATCAGCGGTACGAGATCGGCGGCGAGCGGCGACAGGCCCGGGCTGATCGCAACCAGCTCGACGCCTTCCAGCAGCACCTCGGAAAACGGCCCGCCGACAAAATCCCCGTCGATGCCATGCGCTTCGAGCGCGGACAGATTCGGCGGCACTTCGCGCGTGTCGGCAATGCGCAGGCGGCAACCATGCCGCGCGCACCAGCGCGCCATCGCGAGGCCCGATTCACCGAGCCCCAGCACGAGCACCATCGGCTTTTGCCGATCCCGAAACTTCTCGCCAAACATTGACTGCTTCCCCTTGAGTACGACTTGAGTACGACTTTAAGTACGACTCGAATGCGGCTTAACGCAACTTGAGCGTGGACAAACCGAACAGGCACAACATCAGCGTGATGATCCAGAAACGCACCACCACCTGCGTTTCCTTCCAGCCCGACAATTCGAAGTGGTGATGCAGCGGCGCCATCTTGAAGATGCGGCGGCCTTCACCGAAACGTGCCTTCGTGAACTTGAACCACGTGACCTGCAACATCACCGACACCGTCTCGGCGACGAAAATCCCGCCCATGATGAACAGCACGATTTCCTGACGCACGATCACGGCGATCGTGCCGAGCGCGCCGCCCAGTGCGAGCGCGCCGACGTCGCCCATGAACACCTGCGCCGGATGCGTGTTGAACCAGAGGAACGCCAGGCCTGCCCCGCCCATCGCCGAGCAGAAGATCAGCATTTCGCCCGCGCCCGCGATGTGCGGAAACAGCAGGTACTTCGAATAGACCGCGCTGCCCATCACGTACGCGAACACGCCGAGCGACGAACCGACCAGCACGACGGGCATGATGACGAGGCCGTCGAGACCGTCGGTGAGATTCACTGCGTTGCTCGAACCGACGATCACGAAATACGTCAGCGCGATGAAGCCCCACACCCCGAGCGGATAGGTCATCGACTTGAGGAACGGCAGCAACAGGTCGGCGCGCGCGGGCAAGCCCATCGACAGACCGCTGCGCACCCACGCCATGAACAGATCGAACACGCGTACGTTGCTCGCTTCCGACACGCTGAACGCGAGATACACGGCTGCGAAGAGACCAATCACCGACTGCCAGAAATACTTTTCGCGCGACGACATGCCGCGCGGATCCTTATAGACGACCTTGCGATAGTCGTCGACCCAGCCGATCACGCCGAAGCCGAACGTGACGAGCATCACGATCCAGATGAAGCGATTGGTCAGGTCGGCCCACAACAGCGTCGACACGGCGATGCCGATCAGAATCAGCACGCCGCCCATCGTCGGCGTACCCGATTTCACGAGGTGAGTCTGCGGGCCGTCCTTGCGCACGGCCTGGCCGACCTTCATCTGCGCGAGCTTGCGGATCACCCACGGGCCGCAGACGAGCCCGATCAGCAGCGCGGTGATCGTCGCCGCGACAGCACGAAACGTCAGATAACTGAACACGCGCAAAAAGCCTACGTCGTTCTGCAGCCATTGCGCCAGCGCCAGTAACATACTTCTGTCCTTCTCTTTCAGTGTGCGCCGGGCGTCGAGCCCGGTGCAGCGGGTTGTGGACTCGTAACGGCGTCCACCACGCGTTCCATTTTCATGAAGCGCGAGCCTTTCACGAGATACGTCGCAGCCGCGCCGTAACCGGCCTGCTGCAATTGCGCGACAAGCGCGTTCGCGTCGTCGCAATGGTGTGCTTCGCTGCCGTACGCGGCGCAGGCATCGCGCGATGCATCGCCGAGCGCATACAGCGCATCGACGCCGTGCGCCTTCGCGTACGCGCCGACTTCGCGATGAAACTCCGGGCCGTTGTCGCCGACTTCGCCCATGTCGCCCATCACCAGCACGCGTGGCGACGGACGCTCAGCGAGTACGTCGATGGCGGCGAGCATCGAATCGGGATTCGCGTTGTACGTGTCGTCGATCACGGTCGCGCCCGCCATCGAGCCGAGCACCGCGCGCTTCACCTGCAAGCGGCCCTTCACTGCGCCAAATGCTTCGAGACCGCGCTTGATCGCATCGTGCGAAACACCTGAGGCGAGCGCCGCCGCCGTCGCTGCCAGAGCGTTGTGCGCGTTGTGCGCGCCGAGCACTTGCAGCGTGACGTCGACGTGGCCTTCGGGCGTATCGATGCTCAACTGATTGCCGTCGAGAGTGCCTTGGACCGCAGCTTCCGTCGTGCGTTCTGCCGTATTCAGCGCGAAATCGACGATGCGGTTTCCCGTTGCCGCGACGCGCCAGATACTGGCGTAAGCATCGTTGGCCGGGAACACGGCGACGCCTTCCGGCTTCAGCGCGTGAATGACGCTCGCGTGTTCGAGCGCGACGGCCTCGACTGTCGCCATGAATTCCTGATGCTCGCGCTGCGCGTTGTTGACGACCGCTACAGTCGGCTCGGCAATCGTGCCGAGAAGCGCCGTTTCGCCCGGATGGTTCATGCCGAGTTCGACGACGGCGAGCTGGTGCGTTTCGTTCAGACGGAACAGCGTCAGCGGCAAGCCGACGTCGTTGTTGAAATTGCCGGCCGTCGCAAGACGCGATTGCTCACCGACAGCCGCCGCGAAGATCGACGAGATCATTTCCTTGACCGTCGTCTTGCCGTTGCTGCCCGTTACCGCGACGAGCGGCATCGCAAAGCGGCGACGCCAGCCGTTGGCCAATGCGCCCAACGCCGCGCGCGTGTCGCCCGTCACGCGCAATGCGGGCACGCTGAAGTTATCCGGCGTGCGGGTGACGAGCACCGCGCTCACGTTGCGCGCGGCGACGTCGGCCAGAAAATCGTGTGCGTCGAAATGGTCGCCCTTCAACGCGACGAACAGATCGCCGGGACCGCACGAACGGCTGTCCGTCGAGACACGCTCGAATGCGACCGACTCGTCGCCCGTTACTGTTGCGCCAGGAATCAGTGCGGCGGCTTCACGTAGCGTGAACATCATGATTCGCTACCTCCGCGTGCGTGGGTCGCACGGGCCGCAAGCGCGAGCCGCGCGTGATCCTGATCCGAGAACGCGCGCTTCTTGCCCATGATTTCCTGCGTCGATTCGTGACCCTTGCCCGCCAGCACGATGACGTCCTCGCGCGCCGCGCAACGCACGGCTTGCAGGATCGCGCTCGCGCGGTCTTCGATGCGGCGCGCCTTCGACGCGTCCTGCATGCCGGCCGCGATCTGGTCGATGATTTTTTGCGGATCTTCGCTGCGCGGGTTGTCGCTGGTCACGACGACGCCGTCGGCGCAGCGCTCCGCGATTTCACCCATCAGCGGACGCTTGGTCGCGTCGCGGTCGCCGCCGCAGCCGAACATGCAGATCAGCTTGCCGCCGCGCGCATCCGCGATTGGGCGCAATGCTGTCAGTGTCTTTTCGAGCGCATCCGGCGTGTGTGCAAAGTCGATCACGACGAGCGGCTCGTCGTTCTGCAGGCGGCCGCCGAGGCGCTCCATCCGGCCGTTCACCGATTCGAGCTTCGCGAGTTGCGCGACAGCGGCGTCGAACGGCACGTCGGACGCGAGCAGCGCGCCGAGCACGCCGAGCAGATTGCTCACGTTGAACGTGCCGAGCGTGTGGACCTCGATGTCGGTATTGCCCCAGTCCGACGCGATATGGAACGCCGTGCCCGTCGCGGTCGCGCGCACATTGGACGCGACGATCGACGCGTCGGCCTGCACGTCGGCGTGCGATTGAAGCGCGTATGCGATGGTCTTCGCGTGGCCTTTCGTGCTTGCGATCAGGCGGCGGCCCGCTTCGTCATCGGCGTTGATGACGGCGGCCTTCAGTTCCGGCCACGCGAACAGGCGCGCTTTCGCGGCTTCGTAGGCTTCGAACGTGCCGTGATAGTCGAGATGATCCTGCGTCAGATTCGTGAACACGGCGACGCTGAACGCGGTGCCGTTCACGCGGCCCTGATGCAGCGCGTGAGACGACACTTCCATCGCGACCGCTTTCGCACCCGCGGCGCCTAACTGCGCGAGGTTGCGTTGCAGTTGCGGCGCGTCGGGCGTCGTGAAGCCTGTGTACACGAGATGGCCCGGCATGCCGCTGCCGAGCGTGCCGATGATCGCGCACGGCTGGCCGAGCGCCGTCAGCGCGGCCGAAATCCAGTTCGTGCAGGACGTCTTGCCGTTCGTGCCCGTCACGCCGATCACGCGCATCGCGTCGCTCGGATCGCCGTACCACGCGCTCGCGATCGTGCCCGCCAGTTCGTTCAGGCGCGGCACGGCGAACATCGTCGCGGCATCGATATCGCCCGTAAAACCGTCCGATTGCACGAGCACGGCAGCCGCGCCGCGCTCGATCGCGTTCGCGATGAACGGGCGGTTGTCCGCGCCGTCGACGGCATACGCGAGGAACACGTCGCCTGCCGCGATCGTGCGGGTATCGGCGTGCAAATGTGCGCCTGGCTGCACGCGTGCGCGCAGCCAGGTTAGCGCGTCAGCAATCTGCTGTTGCGCTGGATGAGAAGAACGCAGCGCACTCATCTAACTACTCCGGGGCGGTTCTTCGTACTGTCTGAAATCTGCAGCTTCTTCGGCGCGGCGTGCGTCGAAAGTTTCTTTGCGCCGTTCGCGGCCGGCTGCGACGCGGCGGCGGGCTTCGCGGGATTCATTTCGTCCGACACGACCATCTGCTTGACGGGCTGATCGGGTGGCACGTTCAGCGAGCGCAGCGTGTCGCCGACGATCGACGAGAACACCGGACCCGACACCTGGCCGCCGAAGTGGCTACCTGCCGTCGGCTCGTCGACGGACACGGCCACCACGATGCGCGGATTCGGCATCGGCGCCATGCCAACGAACGACGCGCGGTACTTGCTGTGGTCATAGCCACGGCCGACGTGCTTGTACGCCGTACCCGACTTGCCGCCGACGCGATAGCCGGGCACGGCTGCATCCGGCGACGTACCACCAGGCGAGACGACCGTTTCGAGCATCGCGCGGACTTCGCGCGCGGTGGTGGGCGCGAACACCTGCGTGCCGGGCGTCGGCTGATCATTTGACGTGCGGAAAATCGACACAGGCAGAATCCGGCCGTCGTTCGCGATGGCCGTGTAGGCGCGGCCCAACTGAAACAGCGACACGGACAGACCGTAACCGTACGACATCGTCGCCTGCTCGATACGGCGCCAGCTCTTCCAGGGGCGCAGACGGCCCGCCGCCGCGCCCGGGAAACCGACCTTCGGCGCCTGGCCGAGACCAATGCCCGTATACATGTTCCACATCTCTTCGGGCCTGAGCTGCATCGCGATCTTGGTCGCGCCGATGTTGCTCGACTTCTGGATCACGCCGCCGACCGTCAGCACGCCGAAGCCGGAGTCGTCGGTGATGGGTGCGCCGTCCAGGACGAAACGGCCGCCACCCGTATCAACCAGTGTAGTCGGCGTAACGCGGTGCAGATCGAGCGCGAGCGACACCGTGAACGGCTTCATG contains these protein-coding regions:
- a CDS encoding peptidoglycan D,D-transpeptidase FtsI family protein, which produces MKKSSNKNKSVAFSANPILSVRLPMWRSKLVVFLLFMAFVALAARAFWIQVPGNGFYQKQGESRYQRRLELPATRGKILDRNGLVLATSLPVRAIWAIPESVPDDLGADKLADLAKLLDMTQPELRKKLSEDKTFVYVKRQVPVEVAAKVEALGIPGVYQRNEYKRFYPEGEITAHLIGFTNVEDEGQEGVELGDQKLLAGMAGSRRVIKDRLGHIVEDVDEQVVPHNGQDVDLSIDSKIQYIAYTNLKAAVQKFKAKAGAAMVIDVQTGEVLALVNYPTYNPNDRTHLTGEQLRNRILTDTFEPGSIMKPFTVSLALDLHRVTPTTLVDTGGGRFVLDGAPITDDSGFGVLTVGGVIQKSSNIGATKIAMQLRPEEMWNMYTGIGLGQAPKVGFPGAAAGRLRPWKSWRRIEQATMSYGYGLSVSLFQLGRAYTAIANDGRILPVSIFRTSNDQPTPGTQVFAPTTAREVRAMLETVVSPGGTSPDAAVPGYRVGGKSGTAYKHVGRGYDHSKYRASFVGMAPMPNPRIVVAVSVDEPTAGSHFGGQVSGPVFSSIVGDTLRSLNVPPDQPVKQMVVSDEMNPAKPAAASQPAANGAKKLSTHAAPKKLQISDSTKNRPGVVR
- a CDS encoding UDP-N-acetylmuramoyl-L-alanyl-D-glutamate--2,6-diaminopimelate ligase gives rise to the protein MSALRSSHPAQQQIADALTWLRARVQPGAHLHADTRTIAAGDVFLAYAVDGADNRPFIANAIERGAAAVLVQSDGFTGDIDAATMFAVPRLNELAGTIASAWYGDPSDAMRVIGVTGTNGKTSCTNWISAALTALGQPCAIIGTLGSGMPGHLVYTGFTTPDAPQLQRNLAQLGAAGAKAVAMEVSSHALHQGRVNGTAFSVAVFTNLTQDHLDYHGTFEAYEAAKARLFAWPELKAAVINADDEAGRRLIASTKGHAKTIAYALQSHADVQADASIVASNVRATATGTAFHIASDWGNTDIEVHTLGTFNVSNLLGVLGALLASDVPFDAAVAQLAKLESVNGRMERLGGRLQNDEPLVVIDFAHTPDALEKTLTALRPIADARGGKLICMFGCGGDRDATKRPLMGEIAERCADGVVVTSDNPRSEDPQKIIDQIAAGMQDASKARRIEDRASAILQAVRCAAREDVIVLAGKGHESTQEIMGKKRAFSDQDHARLALAARATHARGGSES
- the murD gene encoding UDP-N-acetylmuramoyl-L-alanine--D-glutamate ligase, producing the protein MFGEKFRDRQKPMVLVLGLGESGLAMARWCARHGCRLRIADTREVPPNLSALEAHGIDGDFVGGPFSEVLLEGVELVAISPGLSPLAADLVPLIAAARERDIPVWGELEFFAQALRTLGESGYTPKVIAITGTNGKTTTTSLTGLLCERAGKKVAVAGNISPAALDKLTEAIDNTALPDVWVLELSSFQLETAHTFEPDAAVILNITQDHLDWHGGLDAYAAAKGKIFGKNTVRVLNRDDARVMALAPSQPGGAQVVTFGVGEPARDGDLGLMRESGMIWLVDAHDRDATDEPAPTRRRKSESTTPPNIGLKRLMPADALRIRGLHNATNALAAFALARAIGLPGAPLLHGLREYRGEPHRVELIASIDGVDYVDDSKGTNVGATVAALDGLAQRVVLIAGGDGKGQEFDPLAEPVMRWCRAVMLIGRDAPQIRAALAHTGIAMTDHATLEEATRAASAVAQPGDAVLLSPACASFDMFKGYAHRAAVFKSAVEDIAAERGTMI
- the mraY gene encoding phospho-N-acetylmuramoyl-pentapeptide-transferase, translating into MLLALAQWLQNDVGFLRVFSYLTFRAVAATITALLIGLVCGPWVIRKLAQMKVGQAVRKDGPQTHLVKSGTPTMGGVLILIGIAVSTLLWADLTNRFIWIVMLVTFGFGVIGWVDDYRKVVYKDPRGMSSREKYFWQSVIGLFAAVYLAFSVSEASNVRVFDLFMAWVRSGLSMGLPARADLLLPFLKSMTYPLGVWGFIALTYFVIVGSSNAVNLTDGLDGLVIMPVVLVGSSLGVFAYVMGSAVYSKYLLFPHIAGAGEMLIFCSAMGGAGLAFLWFNTHPAQVFMGDVGALALGGALGTIAVIVRQEIVLFIMGGIFVAETVSVMLQVTWFKFTKARFGEGRRIFKMAPLHHHFELSGWKETQVVVRFWIITLMLCLFGLSTLKLR
- a CDS encoding UDP-N-acetylmuramoyl-tripeptide--D-alanyl-D-alanine ligase, with the protein product MMFTLREAAALIPGATVTGDESVAFERVSTDSRSCGPGDLFVALKGDHFDAHDFLADVAARNVSAVLVTRTPDNFSVPALRVTGDTRAALGALANGWRRRFAMPLVAVTGSNGKTTVKEMISSIFAAAVGEQSRLATAGNFNNDVGLPLTLFRLNETHQLAVVELGMNHPGETALLGTIAEPTVAVVNNAQREHQEFMATVEAVALEHASVIHALKPEGVAVFPANDAYASIWRVAATGNRIVDFALNTAERTTEAAVQGTLDGNQLSIDTPEGHVDVTLQVLGAHNAHNALAATAAALASGVSHDAIKRGLEAFGAVKGRLQVKRAVLGSMAGATVIDDTYNANPDSMLAAIDVLAERPSPRVLVMGDMGEVGDNGPEFHREVGAYAKAHGVDALYALGDASRDACAAYGSEAHHCDDANALVAQLQQAGYGAAATYLVKGSRFMKMERVVDAVTSPQPAAPGSTPGAH